The nucleotide window GAGTTGTCCCTATGGTGGCACCAATACCTCGATTATCAAATGGAATTATTTGATATTTTGTTCCTATACCATCCATTATCCTTGGATCGCAATTGTCTAAAGTAGCACCTAGGTGATTTAAGAATATGACAGGAATTCCATCATTACTTGCTCCAAGTTTTCTGTAATAAAATAGGGTACCATTTACATTTACCGATTCTGTTTTTACATTTTGATATATCATTTTTTGCCGAATTGAATTATTTGTCTGTGAAAAAATAATGCTTGTAAAAAATAGTAGCAACGAGAGCGTAATTGAAAGTTTTTTCATTTTACTTGTTTTTTGTGCTAACTTTAGAATAATAAATGTTAGATACTATTAGAAGCATTAAAAACACAAGCGGTGTAATAATTCTTTCTGTTGGATCCTTTAATAAAAAATGTGTAAGTGCTGCTGAAAAAAACAAGATACCAAATCCCGCATAAGCCCATTCTTTAATTTTTGAAGGCAATACAGGTAAAAGTAATACAATTGCCCCAATTATTTTTGCGATACCAATTTCTACCCTTAAAAAATCAGGATATCCCATTTGTTTGTATGCTTCTGCCATATATGTTCCATTAAAGTACTGATAAGCACTTAATAACATACCTACGGTAACTAAAGCAGTAGATAACCAGTATATAATTTTATCTTTTTTCATTTATTTTACTTGCTTCTATTAATAAAAAGGTTAATACAATGTTGTTAATGCCATATTTCCCGTTTTTTATTTTAAAAATTATTTAATTTTTTAAGAACATTTTTTTCTAAAAATCCAGCAGCAAAATGTTGTAGGTTTATCAAAGTCGTAGTCCCTTTTCCTACGATGTTTCTGAATTTTGGCTTGTCTTTTTGTATTACTTTTAACACTTTATTTAGAACCAAAATAGGATCTTCGGCCTTATCAAATAATTCGTCAGAGAAATTTTTGATTTTATTTCTTAAAGAGTTGTAATCAGCTATTTTATTTATAGTTGCAGTAGAGTTTTCTAAAATATTTGTTTTAAATGCAGCAGGCTCAATCATTGCTACGTCAATATTGAACTCGTTCAATTCATATCGCAATGATTTAAAATACCCCTCCAATGCGTGTTTGGATGCTGCATAGTAGGCTGCATTAGGGAATGCCACAAGTCCAACAATAGACCCCACGGTAATAATTTTACCAGATTTTTGTTTTCTAAAATGGGGTAATACAGCGTTGGTTACTTTGATGGTTCCCCAAAAGTTAGTTTCCAATTGTTGTCTTCCCAACTCAATAGGTGTTTCTTCGGCAATGCCTGATACATAAAAACCCGCATTGTTAATCAAAATATCCAATTGAGGGATTTCTTTAAAAAGTCTTTCTGAAAATGAGCTTATTGATTGCTCTGAATCAAGGTCTAATGCAATCATTTTGAAGGGCAATTGTGCCACATACTTTTCAGGATTTCTACTTGTGCCAATGACATTATAACCATTTTGATGCAGTTTGTTTGCGATTAACAATCCAAATCCTGATGACGCTCCGGTAACTAAAATATTTTGTTTCATTTTTATTGTGTTTGAAAATTAATTTATAAATTTGCTTGCATTTTGCAAGTACAAATATAAACACATTCACTTGTTTTTTGCAAGTGATTTTAAAAATATTTTTAATTTATTTTTATGAAAGTAATAAAAAAAAGATCAGATTGCCCTATTAGCGGCACTTTAGACGTGTTTGGCGACAAGTGGTCATTTTTGATTATCAGGGATTTATTATTTAGAAAAGAGTGCACTTATGGTGATTTCCTAAAGTCAGCCGAAGGAATTGCAACCAATATTTTGGCAAGCAGATTAGTTACTTTGGAAGAAAATAAAATAATAGAAAAACTAGAACATCCAACTAGTAAAGCCAAAGTATTGTATAAATTAACCAAAAAAGGAATTGATTTGCTGCCCATTTTAATTGAAATTCATCTGTGGTTTGATAAATATGGGACAACTCCGGAAGATATTCGTGAAATGCTTGAACTAGTAAAAAAAGATAAAGTTGGTTT belongs to Flavobacterium aquiphilum and includes:
- a CDS encoding DoxX family protein — its product is MKKDKIIYWLSTALVTVGMLLSAYQYFNGTYMAEAYKQMGYPDFLRVEIGIAKIIGAIVLLLPVLPSKIKEWAYAGFGILFFSAALTHFLLKDPTERIITPLVFLMLLIVSNIYYSKVSTKNK
- a CDS encoding SDR family NAD(P)-dependent oxidoreductase — translated: MKQNILVTGASSGFGLLIANKLHQNGYNVIGTSRNPEKYVAQLPFKMIALDLDSEQSISSFSERLFKEIPQLDILINNAGFYVSGIAEETPIELGRQQLETNFWGTIKVTNAVLPHFRKQKSGKIITVGSIVGLVAFPNAAYYAASKHALEGYFKSLRYELNEFNIDVAMIEPAAFKTNILENSTATINKIADYNSLRNKIKNFSDELFDKAEDPILVLNKVLKVIQKDKPKFRNIVGKGTTTLINLQHFAAGFLEKNVLKKLNNF
- a CDS encoding winged helix-turn-helix transcriptional regulator, which translates into the protein MKVIKKRSDCPISGTLDVFGDKWSFLIIRDLLFRKECTYGDFLKSAEGIATNILASRLVTLEENKIIEKLEHPTSKAKVLYKLTKKGIDLLPILIEIHLWFDKYGTTPEDIREMLELVKKDKVGFIENFTKRFEN